One window of the Pseudomonas sp. S04 genome contains the following:
- a CDS encoding ABC transporter ATP-binding protein, with protein sequence MNAIAHHALPHSTTLPCGALEVRGLSKAYRIEGQPLPVLDNINLKVRPGEFISIVGASGCGKSTLLRLIVGLEGDYQGDILLDGKPVVGTSLERGIVFQDHRLFPWMTLSKNIALALKNHPLSQVEKDRLVAEHIALVNLEGFENAYPHQLSGGMAQRAAIARALINRPKVLLLDEPLGALDALTRVRLQHELQRIWVQQRCTVIMVTHDIEEALYLGDRVIVMDAHPGRIKHQIQVNLPHPRDRSSPVLQGYKEQLLEELVGH encoded by the coding sequence ATGAACGCCATTGCCCATCACGCTCTGCCCCACAGCACCACACTGCCCTGCGGCGCCCTGGAAGTCCGCGGCCTGAGCAAGGCCTATCGGATCGAAGGCCAACCGCTGCCCGTACTGGACAACATCAACCTCAAGGTCCGCCCTGGCGAATTCATCAGCATCGTCGGCGCCAGCGGCTGCGGCAAGTCGACCCTGCTGCGGCTGATCGTGGGCCTGGAGGGCGACTACCAGGGCGATATCCTGCTCGATGGCAAGCCCGTGGTCGGCACCAGCCTGGAACGCGGCATCGTGTTCCAGGACCACCGCCTGTTTCCCTGGATGACCCTGAGCAAGAACATCGCCCTGGCCCTGAAAAACCACCCACTGTCCCAGGTCGAAAAGGATCGCCTGGTGGCCGAGCACATCGCCCTGGTCAACCTCGAGGGATTCGAGAACGCCTACCCGCACCAGCTGTCTGGTGGCATGGCCCAGCGGGCCGCCATCGCCCGCGCCCTGATCAACCGCCCCAAGGTGCTGCTGCTCGACGAACCCCTGGGCGCCCTCGACGCCCTGACCCGGGTCCGCCTGCAACACGAACTGCAGCGCATCTGGGTGCAGCAACGCTGCACAGTGATCATGGTCACCCACGACATCGAAGAGGCCCTGTACCTGGGCGACCGGGTGATCGTCATGGACGCCCACCCGGGGCGGATCAAGCATCAGATCCAGGTCAACCTGCCCCACCCCCGGGACCGGAGTTCGCCCGTATTGCAGGGCTACAAAGAGCAACTGCTGGAGGAGTTGGTGGGGCATTGA
- a CDS encoding ABC transporter permease, whose translation MPPLLGKSRGLLLPLLLIGGWEYLSRQDAAGAYAFVPLSTIGQALLELLGNGELLVNLLASLARTSTGLALGIVFGVALGVLMALSSVANRLIGPLFHSIRQVPMLGWIPLIAMWFGNGEFSKVLIVTLAAFYPMVLNTYQGFTHVEGRYREVGQVLVLSRWQQFCHVLLPAALPSLATGVLHALAFAWVTAVGSELFLSSGAGLGNLMMNAEAGARMEIIVLSVLCIGLCGYLMTLLFTLLSRHLLRWRNIR comes from the coding sequence ATGCCCCCTTTACTCGGAAAATCCCGCGGCCTGTTGCTGCCGCTGTTACTGATCGGCGGCTGGGAATACCTGTCGCGCCAGGATGCCGCCGGGGCCTATGCCTTCGTGCCGCTGTCGACCATCGGCCAGGCCTTGCTCGAGCTGCTCGGCAATGGCGAGTTGCTGGTCAACCTGCTGGCCAGCCTGGCGCGCACCAGCACCGGCCTGGCCCTGGGTATCGTCTTTGGGGTCGCGCTGGGGGTGCTGATGGCGCTGTCGAGCGTGGCCAACCGATTGATCGGCCCGCTGTTTCATTCGATTCGCCAGGTGCCGATGCTCGGCTGGATCCCGCTGATTGCCATGTGGTTCGGCAACGGCGAGTTCTCCAAGGTGTTGATCGTCACGCTCGCGGCGTTCTACCCGATGGTGCTCAACACCTATCAAGGTTTCACGCACGTCGAGGGACGCTACCGCGAAGTCGGCCAGGTGCTGGTGCTCAGCCGCTGGCAACAGTTCTGCCATGTGCTGCTGCCGGCGGCGCTGCCGAGCCTGGCCACCGGCGTGCTGCACGCCCTGGCGTTTGCCTGGGTCACCGCCGTGGGCAGCGAACTGTTTTTGTCGTCCGGGGCCGGCCTCGGCAACCTGATGATGAACGCCGAAGCCGGCGCGCGCATGGAGATCATCGTCCTGAGCGTGCTGTGCATCGGTCTGTGCGGTTACCTGATGACCCTGCTGTTTACCCTTCTGAGTCGCCACCTGCTGCGCTGGCGCAACATTCGTTGA
- a CDS encoding ABC transporter permease, with translation MRPHSLLTALTWLISPLALLVLWAGVAEAGIFPRNLLVPPAQVVQAFAELLASGELLEHLGNSLSRLGLGFAIGSLCGLAFGVLMALSRQVEIYCAPLFHTLRQIPSIALIPMFVLLFGIDETFKIIIVAKTAFFPVALAASEGVKAIPRSYFEVADVYRLRWPTLVREIALPAAAPPIITGFRISLTRAWVVLVATELLAADSGLGQMIEMSRQMLRIDVVMVGVVVTGVIGFALDFSFRQLEQRLFRWQTR, from the coding sequence ATGCGCCCACACTCCTTGCTGACCGCTCTCACCTGGCTTATCTCGCCCCTGGCCCTGCTGGTGCTCTGGGCCGGGGTGGCCGAGGCCGGGATTTTTCCACGTAACCTGCTAGTGCCACCCGCCCAGGTGGTGCAAGCCTTCGCCGAACTCTTGGCCAGCGGCGAGCTGCTGGAGCATCTGGGCAATAGCCTGTCCCGCCTGGGGCTGGGGTTTGCCATTGGCTCGCTGTGCGGCCTGGCCTTCGGGGTGCTGATGGCCCTGTCCAGGCAGGTCGAGATCTACTGCGCGCCGCTGTTCCACACCTTGCGGCAGATCCCCAGCATCGCCTTGATTCCGATGTTCGTGTTGCTGTTCGGCATCGATGAAACCTTCAAGATCATCATTGTCGCCAAGACCGCGTTCTTCCCGGTGGCGCTGGCCGCCAGCGAGGGGGTCAAGGCCATCCCGCGCAGCTATTTCGAAGTCGCCGACGTGTATCGCCTGCGTTGGCCGACCCTGGTCCGCGAGATCGCCCTGCCTGCCGCTGCGCCACCGATCATCACCGGCTTTCGCATCAGCCTGACCCGGGCCTGGGTGGTGCTGGTGGCCACCGAGTTGCTCGCCGCCGACAGCGGCCTGGGACAGATGATCGAGATGAGCCGGCAGATGCTGCGCATCGACGTGGTGATGGTCGGTGTGGTGGTCACCGGGGTGATCGGCTTTGCCCTGGACTTTTCCTTTCGTCAACTCGAACAGCGCCTGTTCCGCTGGCAAACCCGCTAG
- a CDS encoding TonB-dependent receptor plug domain-containing protein — protein MFHHNPLASAVALVIGSLALPVMSAETRPAPTGASNDHLDTVVVLGTRRSDVTALQSAAPVDVLSSEQLQDTGASDLSGALTALSPSFSYPQSPQGAFSGSIAQGASLRGLASDQVLVLVNGKRRHTSANVTRQGLVNGRGAAAVDLSLIPLGAIQRVEILRDGAAAQYGSDAIAGVINIVLKEKDDGGNLGYRFGGYDKGDGIQRKLGGWKGFTLPNDGFLTLSFDAGSQDPASDTNPDNRIFYPGSTSINTAKEQNNRYRTWRWGSGNVSDQYNLVANSEIGVGEGLTAYGFATYSHKNTDAEGFFDPPTTLRNNYGSNALQRFPDGRLPVTRYSLEDYAVTGGLRLDDEQLGKFDLALNYGDNRLTSDDRNAINPSWGAGSPQNIYTGKRQVDQTNATLDWVRDFPTDLLFKPLTLSAGLAWRQENYELSAGEAAGWQNGPLFNTVDPFTSRRIPGYYSGITQVDAASLDRRVLGAYVDVEAQLTEQFQAGVALRSEHYSDFGDTTNGKLSLRYDFTPEIAARATASTGYRAPSLVQSGLSSFSVQVVEQPPGSGNYVEVQQRTLRANSPEAALLGGTSLKPEESTNYSLGLVWRPLPNASVTIDAYRINIDNRITLSDQLPASVVSPIFAGTPYANIQSAAFYSNVADTRTDGIELTGNYQFDLAQWGRLNLSSGFSKNHTDVTQLRDVGNIKGEQIVGRATQGLIEEGTPENKLVLSANWLYANWGVTIAQRRYGEWKSLNASNPDLDQTYSSQWVTDLDLSYTFDKALKVSVGAINLFDTHPDEADGTQLYGVPKYSITSPEGAQGAFYYTSVSYEF, from the coding sequence ATGTTCCACCACAACCCGTTGGCCAGCGCCGTGGCGCTGGTCATTGGCAGCCTTGCCCTGCCTGTCATGTCCGCCGAAACCCGCCCGGCCCCGACCGGTGCCAGCAACGATCACCTGGACACCGTGGTCGTGCTCGGCACTCGGCGCAGCGACGTCACCGCCCTGCAAAGCGCCGCCCCGGTGGACGTGCTGTCCAGCGAGCAATTGCAGGACACCGGCGCCAGCGACCTGTCCGGCGCACTGACGGCACTGTCGCCGTCCTTCAGTTACCCGCAATCGCCCCAGGGCGCGTTCTCCGGCTCCATTGCCCAGGGCGCGTCGTTGCGCGGGCTGGCCTCCGACCAGGTGCTGGTGCTGGTCAACGGCAAACGCCGGCACACCAGCGCCAACGTCACCCGCCAGGGCCTGGTCAACGGCCGGGGGGCGGCGGCGGTCGACCTCAGCCTGATTCCGTTGGGTGCGATCCAGCGCGTGGAGATCCTGCGTGACGGCGCGGCGGCCCAGTACGGCTCCGACGCCATCGCCGGGGTGATCAACATCGTGCTCAAGGAGAAGGATGACGGCGGCAACCTCGGCTACCGCTTCGGTGGCTACGACAAGGGTGACGGCATCCAGCGCAAACTGGGCGGCTGGAAAGGCTTTACCCTGCCCAACGACGGCTTCCTGACCCTGAGTTTCGACGCCGGCAGCCAGGACCCGGCCAGCGACACCAACCCAGACAACCGGATCTTCTACCCCGGTTCCACCAGCATCAACACCGCCAAGGAACAGAACAACCGCTACCGCACTTGGCGCTGGGGCTCGGGCAACGTCTCGGACCAGTACAACCTGGTCGCCAACAGCGAAATCGGGGTCGGCGAAGGCTTGACCGCCTACGGCTTCGCCACCTACTCGCACAAGAACACCGATGCCGAGGGCTTCTTCGACCCGCCCACGACCTTGCGCAACAATTACGGGAGCAACGCTTTGCAGCGCTTCCCCGATGGTCGCTTGCCGGTCACCCGCTACTCTCTGGAAGACTATGCCGTGACCGGTGGCCTGCGCCTGGACGACGAGCAACTGGGCAAGTTCGACCTGGCACTGAATTACGGCGACAACCGCCTCACCTCCGACGACCGCAATGCGATCAACCCGAGCTGGGGCGCCGGTAGTCCGCAGAACATCTACACCGGCAAGCGCCAGGTCGACCAGACCAACGCCACCCTGGACTGGGTGCGCGACTTTCCCACCGACCTGCTGTTCAAGCCCCTGACCCTGTCGGCGGGCCTGGCCTGGCGCCAGGAGAACTACGAGCTGAGCGCCGGGGAAGCGGCCGGTTGGCAGAACGGGCCGTTGTTCAACACCGTCGACCCCTTCACCAGCCGGCGGATTCCCGGGTATTACTCGGGCATCACCCAGGTCGACGCGGCGTCCCTGGACCGCCGGGTACTGGGTGCCTATGTCGATGTCGAAGCCCAGCTCACCGAGCAATTCCAGGCCGGGGTGGCGCTGCGTAGCGAGCACTATTCGGACTTTGGCGACACCACCAACGGCAAGTTGTCGCTGCGTTACGACTTCACCCCAGAGATCGCCGCGCGGGCCACCGCCAGCACCGGTTACCGCGCACCGTCGCTGGTGCAGAGCGGCCTGTCCTCGTTCAGCGTACAGGTGGTCGAACAGCCGCCGGGCAGCGGTAACTATGTCGAGGTCCAGCAACGTACCCTGCGCGCCAACAGCCCGGAAGCGGCGCTGCTGGGCGGTACTTCGCTGAAACCGGAAGAGTCCACCAACTACTCCCTGGGCCTGGTATGGCGGCCGCTGCCCAACGCATCGGTGACCATCGATGCGTACCGGATCAACATCGACAACCGCATCACCCTCTCCGACCAGTTACCGGCCTCGGTGGTGTCGCCGATCTTCGCCGGTACCCCTTACGCCAATATCCAGAGCGCGGCGTTCTACAGCAACGTGGCCGACACTCGCACCGACGGCATCGAGCTGACCGGCAACTATCAGTTCGACCTGGCGCAATGGGGCCGGCTGAACCTGAGCAGCGGTTTCAGCAAGAACCATACGGACGTTACCCAGCTGCGGGACGTTGGCAACATCAAGGGTGAGCAAATTGTCGGCCGGGCGACCCAGGGCCTGATCGAGGAAGGCACTCCCGAGAACAAGCTGGTGCTCAGCGCCAACTGGCTGTACGCCAACTGGGGCGTGACCATTGCCCAGCGCCGCTACGGCGAATGGAAGAGCCTGAACGCGAGCAACCCGGACCTGGACCAGACCTACAGCTCGCAGTGGGTCACCGACCTCGACCTGTCGTACACCTTCGACAAGGCGCTGAAAGTCTCGGTGGGCGCGATCAACCTGTTCGACACCCACCCGGACGAGGCCGATGGTACGCAGCTGTACGGCGTGCCGAAGTACTCGATCACCAGCCCTGAAGGTGCCCAGGGCGCGTTCTACTACACCAGCGTCAGCTACGAGTTCTGA
- a CDS encoding TonB-dependent receptor, producing MHKLNPITKSIWLTLLLAGGAVSEGLLAAETTESDAGKTSTEPALKTVTVTAQHKEETLQEIPVAVSAIQGTSITADGVRSMGDITTFVPNASAKNPDGDGRPRWYIRGLGTGDTGAATVYPVGIYSDDVYLNAPIAGGGPLYDLERIEILRGPQGTLYGKNTTAGAVNIISQKPSLDAQTNGYGTLGVGSKDERIVSGALGGVLVDEKLAARVALYSEERDGFAENLTDGHTYGDVNKKAVRVQFLAQLNPDLEALLKVHARQHNGDGSNGSLPVGRYYNVGYQRPNGRDIELNVNEDAKLDHDGTSLTFNWNLGDYTLTSITAYDYIRGQSTSDADYTPYEVNGAATADNKYSQYSQELRLASPQQETLRWLAGAHYFHETLDSSATRFITPGPTPNGSGSNQIGGVTDLRDLNYDHKTDSYALFGNLTYDFTDNFTVTGGLRYTQEKKDIDLDLTQLTRASANGPLIPLSGVGTNGNRQEANTWEAWTYDLTPEYRINDNLRVFFRYAHGFRSGGFNTGLSTSLAQLTTVDPEQLDAYEIGLKSEWFDRRLTANANIFYYDYSDIQVNLLTVNNGVLTTALTNGAAGKVKGAELELEGQPTEYLHLRAAISFLDTEYTDFKNTNPNTGAVTGDYSGNSFVRSPRNVVSLGGDYTFPLEIGGKLVAGGDVSFRDKEYFLADRQSSADKTLSQAHYTLANSRLTWFSPDEKLSVTGFVNNLTDRRYQVHGRPNGTLGQYVITYGDPRTVGLSVTSRF from the coding sequence ATGCATAAGCTTAATCCAATCACCAAGAGTATCTGGCTCACCTTGCTGCTGGCCGGGGGGGCCGTCAGCGAGGGATTGCTGGCAGCCGAGACAACAGAAAGCGACGCCGGCAAGACCAGCACCGAGCCGGCGCTGAAAACCGTGACCGTCACCGCCCAGCACAAGGAAGAAACCCTGCAGGAGATCCCGGTGGCGGTGTCGGCGATCCAGGGCACCAGCATCACGGCCGACGGCGTGCGGTCGATGGGCGACATCACCACCTTCGTGCCCAACGCCTCGGCGAAGAACCCTGACGGCGACGGCCGTCCCCGCTGGTACATCCGCGGCCTGGGCACTGGCGATACCGGCGCTGCCACCGTGTACCCGGTGGGGATCTACTCCGACGACGTCTACCTCAACGCACCCATTGCCGGTGGCGGCCCGCTGTATGACCTGGAGCGCATCGAGATTCTGCGCGGGCCCCAGGGCACCCTGTACGGCAAGAACACCACGGCGGGCGCGGTCAACATCATCTCGCAAAAACCGAGCCTCGATGCCCAGACCAACGGCTACGGCACGCTAGGTGTCGGCAGCAAGGATGAACGCATCGTCAGCGGCGCCCTGGGTGGTGTGCTGGTGGATGAAAAACTCGCCGCGCGGGTGGCTCTGTACTCCGAGGAGCGCGACGGGTTCGCCGAGAACCTCACCGACGGCCACACCTACGGTGACGTCAACAAGAAAGCCGTGCGCGTGCAGTTCCTTGCCCAGTTGAACCCTGACCTCGAAGCCCTGCTCAAGGTCCACGCCCGCCAGCACAATGGCGACGGCAGCAACGGCTCGCTGCCGGTGGGACGTTACTACAACGTCGGCTACCAGCGCCCGAACGGCCGCGACATCGAACTCAACGTCAATGAAGATGCCAAGCTCGACCATGACGGCACCTCGCTGACCTTCAACTGGAACCTGGGCGACTACACCCTGACCTCGATCACCGCCTACGACTACATCCGCGGCCAGTCCACCAGCGATGCCGACTACACGCCATACGAAGTCAACGGCGCCGCCACGGCCGACAACAAGTACAGCCAGTACTCCCAGGAACTGCGCCTGGCCTCGCCCCAGCAGGAAACCCTGCGCTGGCTGGCCGGCGCCCACTACTTCCACGAGACCCTCGACAGCTCGGCCACGCGCTTTATTACCCCGGGCCCGACGCCCAATGGCAGTGGCTCCAACCAGATTGGCGGGGTCACTGACCTGCGTGACCTCAACTACGACCACAAGACCGACAGCTACGCCCTGTTCGGCAACCTGACCTATGACTTCACCGACAATTTCACTGTCACCGGCGGTCTGCGCTACACCCAGGAAAAGAAAGACATCGACCTCGACCTGACCCAACTGACCCGCGCCAGCGCCAACGGCCCGCTGATTCCACTGAGCGGCGTCGGCACCAACGGCAACCGCCAGGAAGCCAATACCTGGGAAGCCTGGACCTACGACCTGACCCCGGAGTACCGGATCAACGACAACCTGCGGGTGTTCTTCCGCTACGCCCACGGCTTCCGTTCCGGCGGCTTCAACACCGGCTTGTCGACCAGCCTGGCGCAGTTGACCACGGTCGATCCGGAACAACTCGACGCCTATGAAATCGGCCTCAAATCCGAGTGGTTCGACCGTCGCCTGACGGCCAACGCGAACATTTTCTACTACGACTACTCGGATATTCAGGTCAACCTGCTGACGGTCAACAACGGCGTGCTGACCACCGCCTTGACCAACGGCGCCGCGGGCAAGGTCAAGGGTGCCGAGCTGGAACTCGAAGGCCAGCCCACCGAGTACCTGCACCTGCGGGCGGCGATCTCGTTCCTCGACACCGAGTACACCGACTTCAAGAACACCAACCCCAATACGGGTGCGGTCACCGGCGACTACAGCGGCAACAGCTTCGTGCGCTCGCCGCGCAACGTAGTTTCGCTGGGCGGCGACTACACCTTCCCACTGGAGATCGGCGGCAAGCTGGTGGCCGGTGGCGACGTGAGTTTCCGCGACAAGGAATACTTCCTCGCCGACCGCCAGAGCAGCGCCGACAAGACCCTGAGCCAGGCGCACTACACCTTGGCCAACAGCCGCCTGACCTGGTTCAGCCCGGATGAAAAACTCAGCGTCACCGGCTTCGTCAACAACCTCACCGACCGCCGCTACCAAGTCCACGGACGGCCCAACGGCACCCTCGGCCAATACGTGATCACCTACGGCGACCCCCGCACGGTGGGCCTGAGCGTCACCAGCCGATTCTGA